A window of the Oryza brachyantha chromosome 5, ObraRS2, whole genome shotgun sequence genome harbors these coding sequences:
- the LOC102714735 gene encoding potassium channel AKT2 isoform X1, with protein sequence MKRSGFDSSSGSGGGEGSGSFNLRNLSKLILPPLGVPAGGHAQHHGGSNDKRVISPLDSRYRCWDTFMVVLVAYSAWVYPFEVAFMNASPKGGLEVADIVVDLFFAVDIVLTFFVAYIDSTTQLLVRDRRRITMRYLSTFFIMDVASTIPFEGLAYLVTGEVRESPVFSLLGILRLWRLRKVKQFFTRLEKDIRFNYFWIRCARLIAVTLFLVHCAGCLYYLIADRYPQREKTWIGAVIPDFQEASLWIRYTSSVYWSITTMTTVGYGDMHAQNTVEMIFNIFYMLFNLGLTAYLIGNMTNLVVEGTRRTMEFRNSIRAASSFVGRNHLPPRLKQQILAYMCLKFRAESLNQQQLMDQLPKSICKGICEYLFLPVVKDVYLFKGVSREVLLLMVTKMKPEYIPPKEDVIVQNEAPDDVYIVVSGEVEAVYFDGEREQVVATLGTRGIFGEVSALSDRPQGLTFRTRTLSQLLRLRQATLREGMQSKPEDSVVIIKNFLKHQIEMHDMKVEDLLGEDAGEYDHGNIPCNLLTVAATGNSSFLEDLLKVGMDPDVGDSKGRTALHIAASKGYEECVLVLLKHACNVNIKDAQGNTALWNAIAARHHKIFNILYHFARVSSPHAAGDLLCLAARRGDVDTLRELLKHGLAVDSEDHDGATALRAALAEGHADAARFLVLSGASVDKANLDGSGSGSFPRQTTVSPDELRELMQKRELAHAVSIVDSTSPAAAAVVREIGSPADRRKARAPSTRSDGDHCPRVSIYKGHPFVRNPSSEAGKLINLPGTMEAFKAIIEEKLKVDAKKTLIMNDEGAEIDSIDVIRDNDKLFIVTEEEEHMRTVALVGSVYGS encoded by the exons ATGAAGAGGTCGGGCTTTGACAGCAgtagcggcagcggcggcggtgaggggtCGGGCTCCTTCAACCTCCGGAACCTGTCCAAGCTCATCCTCCCGCCTCTCGGCGTgccggccggcggccatgCCCAGCACCATGGCGGCTCCAACGACAAGCGGGTCATCTCTCCTCTCGACTCCAGATACAG GTGCTGGGACACGTTCATGGTGGTGCTGGTGGCGTACTCGGCGTGGGTGTACCCGTTCGAGGTGGCGTTCATGAACGCCTCCCCGAAGGGCGGCCTCGAGGTGGCCGACATCGTCGTCGACCTCTTCTTCGCCGTCGACATCGTCCTCACCTTCTTCGTCGCCTACATCGACTCCACGACGCAGCTCCTCGTCCGAGACAGGAGAAGGATAACCATGAG ATATCTGTCGAcgtttttcatcatggacgtGGCGTCGACGATCCCGTTCGAGGGCCTTGCCTACCTCGTCACCGGCGAGGTCAGGGAAAGCCCGGTGTTCAGCCTCCTTGGCATCCTCCGGCTATGGCGTCTCAGGAAGGTGAAGCAGTTCTTCACAAG GCTAGAGAAGGACATCAGGTTCAACTACTTCTGGATTCGCTGCGCACGGCTCATCGCG GTGACGCTGTTCCTGGTGCACTGCGCGGGGTGCCTGTACTACCTGATCGCGGACCGGTACCCGCAGAGGGAGAAGACGTGGATCGGCGCGGTGATCCCGGACTTCCAGGAGGCGAGCCTGTGGATCCGCTACACCTCCTCCGTCTACTGGTCCATCACCACCATGACCACCGTCGGCTACGGCGACATGCACGCCCAGAACACCGTCGAGATGATCTTCAACATCTTCTACATGCTCTTCAACCTCGGCCTCACCGCCTACCTCATCGGCAACATGACCAACCTCGTCGTCGAGGGCACCCGCCGCACCATGGAGTTC aGGAACAGCATTCGTGCTGCCTCGAGCTTCGTGGGCCGGAACCACCTGCCACCGAGGCTGAAGCAGCAGATACTGGCCTACATGTGCCTCAAATTCAGAGCGGAGAGCCTGAACCAGCAGCAGCTCATGGACCAGCTGCCCAAGTCCATCTGCAAGGGCATCTGCGAGTATCTCTTCCTCCCCGTCGTCAAGGACGTCTACCTCTTCAAGGGAGTCTCAAGAGAAGTGCTCCTGCTCATG GTTACCAAGATGAAGCCGGAGTACATACCGCCGAAAGAGGACGTGATCGTGCAGAACGAGGCGCCGGACGACGTGTACATCGTCGTGTCcggcgaggtggaggcggtCTACTTCGACGGCGAGCGGGAGCAGGTGGTGGCGACGCTGGGGACGAGGGGCATCTTCGGCGAGGTGAGCGCCCTGAGCGACCGGCCGCAGGGCCTCACGTTCCGGACGAGGACGCTGAGCCagctgctgcggctgcgccAGGCCACGCTCAGGGAGGGCATGCAGAGCAAGCCCGAGGACAGCGTCGTCATCATCAAGAACTTCCTCAAG CATCAGATCGAGATGCATGACATGAAGGTCGAGGACCTGCTCGGGGAGGACGCCGGAGAGTACGACCACGGCAACATACCGTGCAACCTCCTgacggtcgccgccaccgggaACAGCAGCTTCCTTGAGGATCTTCTCAAGGTCGGCATGGACCCTGACGTCGGCGACTCCAAGGGAAGAACAGCACTG CACATAGCGGCATCGAAGGGGTACGAGGAGTGCGTGCTGGTTCTCCTCAAGCACGCGTGCAACGTAAACATCAAAG ACGCGCAGGGCAACACGGCGCTGTGGAACGCCATCGCGGCGAGGCACCACAAGATCTTCAACATCCTGTACCACTTCGCGCGCGTCTCGAgcccgcacgccgccggcgacctcctCTGCCTCGCCGCGCGGCGGGGGGACGTCGACACGCTCCGGGAGCTCCTCAAGCACGGGCTCGCCGTCGACTCCGAGGACCACGACGGCGCCACCGcgctccgcgccgcgctgGCGGAGGGCCACGCCGACGCTGCCAGGTTCCTCGTCCTGAGCGGGGCCAGCGTCGACAAGGCCAACCTcgacggctccggctccggctccttcCCGCGACAGACGACTGTATCGCCCGACGAGCTGCGGGAGCTCATGCAGAAGCGCGAGCTCGCCCACGCGGTCTCCATCGTCGActcgacgtcgccggccgccgcggccgtcgtccGGGAGATTGGCTCGCCGGCGGACAGACGTAAAGCGCGGGCCCCGAGCACGAGATCAGACGGCGATCACTGCCCCAGGGTGAGCATATACAAGGGCCATCCGTTCGTCAGGAACCCTAGCTCAGAAGCCGGCAAGCTGATCAACCTGCCCGGCACCATGGAAGCCTTCAAGGCCATCATTG AAGAGAAACTGAAGGTCGATGCGAAGAAGACGCTGATCATGAACGACGAAGGAGCGGAGATCGACTCCATCGACGTGATCCGGGACAACGACAAGCTGTTCATAGTGaccgaagaagaagagcataTGAGGACAGTAGCATTGGTGGGCTCGGTGTATGGATCATAG
- the LOC102714735 gene encoding potassium channel AKT2 isoform X2, translating into MKRSGFDSSSGSGGGEGSGSFNLRNLSKLILPPLGVPAGGHAQHHGGSNDKRVISPLDSRYRCWDTFMVVLVAYSAWVYPFEVAFMNASPKGGLEVADIVVDLFFAVDIVLTFFVAYIDSTTQLLVRDRRRITMRYLSTFFIMDVASTIPFEGLAYLVTGEVRESPVFSLLGILRLWRLRKVKQFFTRLEKDIRFNYFWIRCARLIAVTLFLVHCAGCLYYLIADRYPQREKTWIGAVIPDFQEASLWIRYTSSVYWSITTMTTVGYGDMHAQNTVEMIFNIFYMLFNLGLTAYLIGNMTNLVVEGTRRTMEFRNSIRAASSFVGRNHLPPRLKQQILAYMCLKFRAESLNQQQLMDQLPKSICKGICEYLFLPVVKDVYLFKGVSREVLLLMVTKMKPEYIPPKEDVIVQNEAPDDVYIVVSGEVEAVYFDGEREQVVATLGTRGIFGEVSALSDRPQGLTFRTRTLSQLLRLRQATLREGMQSKPEDSVVIIKNFLKHQIEMHDMKVEDLLGEDAGEYDHGNIPCNLLTVAATGNSSFLEDLLKVGMDPDVGDSKGRTALHIAASKGYEECVLVLLKHACNVNIKGQHGAVERHRGEAPQDLQHPVPLRARLEPARRRRPPLPRRAAGGRRHAPGAPQARARRRLRGPRRRHRAPRRAGGGPRRRCQVPRPERGQRRQGQPRRLRLRLLPATDDCIARRAAGAHAEARARPRGLHRRLDVAGRRGRRPGDWLAGGQT; encoded by the exons ATGAAGAGGTCGGGCTTTGACAGCAgtagcggcagcggcggcggtgaggggtCGGGCTCCTTCAACCTCCGGAACCTGTCCAAGCTCATCCTCCCGCCTCTCGGCGTgccggccggcggccatgCCCAGCACCATGGCGGCTCCAACGACAAGCGGGTCATCTCTCCTCTCGACTCCAGATACAG GTGCTGGGACACGTTCATGGTGGTGCTGGTGGCGTACTCGGCGTGGGTGTACCCGTTCGAGGTGGCGTTCATGAACGCCTCCCCGAAGGGCGGCCTCGAGGTGGCCGACATCGTCGTCGACCTCTTCTTCGCCGTCGACATCGTCCTCACCTTCTTCGTCGCCTACATCGACTCCACGACGCAGCTCCTCGTCCGAGACAGGAGAAGGATAACCATGAG ATATCTGTCGAcgtttttcatcatggacgtGGCGTCGACGATCCCGTTCGAGGGCCTTGCCTACCTCGTCACCGGCGAGGTCAGGGAAAGCCCGGTGTTCAGCCTCCTTGGCATCCTCCGGCTATGGCGTCTCAGGAAGGTGAAGCAGTTCTTCACAAG GCTAGAGAAGGACATCAGGTTCAACTACTTCTGGATTCGCTGCGCACGGCTCATCGCG GTGACGCTGTTCCTGGTGCACTGCGCGGGGTGCCTGTACTACCTGATCGCGGACCGGTACCCGCAGAGGGAGAAGACGTGGATCGGCGCGGTGATCCCGGACTTCCAGGAGGCGAGCCTGTGGATCCGCTACACCTCCTCCGTCTACTGGTCCATCACCACCATGACCACCGTCGGCTACGGCGACATGCACGCCCAGAACACCGTCGAGATGATCTTCAACATCTTCTACATGCTCTTCAACCTCGGCCTCACCGCCTACCTCATCGGCAACATGACCAACCTCGTCGTCGAGGGCACCCGCCGCACCATGGAGTTC aGGAACAGCATTCGTGCTGCCTCGAGCTTCGTGGGCCGGAACCACCTGCCACCGAGGCTGAAGCAGCAGATACTGGCCTACATGTGCCTCAAATTCAGAGCGGAGAGCCTGAACCAGCAGCAGCTCATGGACCAGCTGCCCAAGTCCATCTGCAAGGGCATCTGCGAGTATCTCTTCCTCCCCGTCGTCAAGGACGTCTACCTCTTCAAGGGAGTCTCAAGAGAAGTGCTCCTGCTCATG GTTACCAAGATGAAGCCGGAGTACATACCGCCGAAAGAGGACGTGATCGTGCAGAACGAGGCGCCGGACGACGTGTACATCGTCGTGTCcggcgaggtggaggcggtCTACTTCGACGGCGAGCGGGAGCAGGTGGTGGCGACGCTGGGGACGAGGGGCATCTTCGGCGAGGTGAGCGCCCTGAGCGACCGGCCGCAGGGCCTCACGTTCCGGACGAGGACGCTGAGCCagctgctgcggctgcgccAGGCCACGCTCAGGGAGGGCATGCAGAGCAAGCCCGAGGACAGCGTCGTCATCATCAAGAACTTCCTCAAG CATCAGATCGAGATGCATGACATGAAGGTCGAGGACCTGCTCGGGGAGGACGCCGGAGAGTACGACCACGGCAACATACCGTGCAACCTCCTgacggtcgccgccaccgggaACAGCAGCTTCCTTGAGGATCTTCTCAAGGTCGGCATGGACCCTGACGTCGGCGACTCCAAGGGAAGAACAGCACTG CACATAGCGGCATCGAAGGGGTACGAGGAGTGCGTGCTGGTTCTCCTCAAGCACGCGTGCAACGTAAACATCAAAG GGCAACACGGCGCTGTGGAACGCCATCGCGGCGAGGCACCACAAGATCTTCAACATCCTGTACCACTTCGCGCGCGTCTCGAgcccgcacgccgccggcgacctcctCTGCCTCGCCGCGCGGCGGGGGGACGTCGACACGCTCCGGGAGCTCCTCAAGCACGGGCTCGCCGTCGACTCCGAGGACCACGACGGCGCCACCGcgctccgcgccgcgctgGCGGAGGGCCACGCCGACGCTGCCAGGTTCCTCGTCCTGAGCGGGGCCAGCGTCGACAAGGCCAACCTcgacggctccggctccggctccttcCCGCGACAGACGACTGTATCGCCCGACGAGCTGCGGGAGCTCATGCAGAAGCGCGAGCTCGCCCACGCGGTCTCCATCGTCGActcgacgtcgccggccgccgcggccgtcgtccGGGAGATTGGCTCGCCGGCGGACAGACGTAA